A window of the Hevea brasiliensis isolate MT/VB/25A 57/8 chromosome 6, ASM3005281v1, whole genome shotgun sequence genome harbors these coding sequences:
- the LOC110656883 gene encoding ATP-dependent Clp protease proteolytic subunit 2, mitochondrial, translating into MPFSISIKPSAELTPLIPKFPPNFRLSSPNSTTTTATVSMRGLISSAKLFANAAIRNKIPLLSNPSMRATRAYSLIPMVIEHSSRGERAYDIFSRLLKERIVCINGPINDDTAHVVVAQLLFLESENPSKPIYMYLNSPGGQVTAGLAIYDTMQYIRSPINTICLGQAASMASLLLAAGTKGERKSLPNATIMIHQPSGGYSGQAKDMTIHTKQIVRVWDSLNQLYSKHTGQSIDVIQKNMDRDYFMTPEEAKDFGIIDEVIDQRPMALVTDAVGDEGKQKDSK; encoded by the exons ATGCcattctcaatctcaatcaaaccCTCCGCCGAACTTACACCCTTAATCCCCAAATTTCCTCCAAATTTCCGATTGTCTTCTCCCAATTCCACCACTACCACCGCCACCGTCTCTATGAGGGGCCTCATCTCTAGCGCCAAACTCTTTGCCAACGCCGCCATTAGGAACAAAATTCCCTTGTTGTCGAACCCGTCGATGAGGGCCACTCGTGCTTACAGTCTGATTCCAATGGTGATAGAGCACTCTTCTCGCGGAGAGAGAGCTTACGATATCTTCTCCAGGCTTCTAAAGGAGCGAATTGTTTGCATCAATGGTCCAATTAACGATGACACGGCTCATGTCGTGGTTGCTCAGCTTCTCTTTCTCGAGTCTGAGAACCCTTCCAAACCCATCTACATGTACCTCAATTCCCCCGGCGGCCAAGTCACTGCTG GTCTTGCTATTTATGATACAATGCAGTATATAAGGTCTCCAATCAATACCATCTGTTTAGGTCAAGCTGCATCCATGGCTTCTCTGCTTTTGGCTGCAGGCACCAAGGGTGAGAGGAAGTCACTTCCTAATGCAACTATTATGATTCACCAGCCATCAGGTGGGTACAGTGGGCAGGCGAAGGACATGACCATTCACACCAAGCAGATAGTTCGAGTTTGGGATTCACTCAATCAATTATACTCAAAGCATACAGGGCAATCAATAGATGTAATTCAGAAGAATATGGATAGAGATTATTTTATGACCCCAGAAGAGGCAAAGGACTTTGGAATTATTGATGAAGTGATTGATCAAAGGCCAATGGCGCTGGTGACTGATGCTGTTGGTGATGAAGGTAAACAAAAGGATTCCAAATAG